From Nakamurella flava, the proteins below share one genomic window:
- a CDS encoding PucR family transcriptional regulator, giving the protein MTTSPDAISPPGVGSLTPRPQPFVTVPLAAVLDDATLRPPAALPGLDDVRIGGAAVADDGALPEAELDRCLLVVSGTMPRAAVLVADAAARGVSVLVLADLPDGQLAICRDAAAAAGLPVLATDEVTARAWHARALRLVLHEQSLLLDRIDRVHRMIEQSVLTGGSLDELADHLAVLMDGAVMVTDTDGRVLVTSSTAVAELDNARRHPCFDASGRLVVEEQRFGVTAEPTVGGSRAMVRIVAANTDLGRLVAFASDRVMVEQDVTTLERAAMVAALAITRSQAVSAVESKYRAEFLRDALAGRAGRRAEAIAHARSLGWDIDRPMVVVVAETDEDDQQTARPAEEIRALQDRFTRAWVRSATTRDATTPVMGFSQEVVTLFPIEGTASRQDVVDEVTRIVTIVRGLGGGGRRTFCTGISQTVTSVDALPRAYEEALNAVTVGRQIHGSSAITHFDDLGTYRLLALIPDTDALHRFVGDTLGDLALDTPEAAEHRRTLGLLIDTNMNVAESARRLFIHYNTLRYRIGRLEQLLGPFVTDAELRMTLAMALRVHGMRGLARPR; this is encoded by the coding sequence GTGACCACTTCCCCCGACGCGATCTCCCCGCCGGGCGTCGGGTCGCTGACGCCTCGCCCGCAGCCGTTCGTGACCGTGCCCCTGGCCGCGGTGCTCGATGACGCCACCCTCCGTCCGCCGGCCGCACTCCCGGGGCTGGACGACGTGCGCATCGGCGGCGCCGCGGTCGCCGACGACGGTGCGCTCCCGGAGGCCGAGCTCGACCGCTGCCTGCTGGTGGTGTCCGGCACCATGCCCCGCGCCGCGGTTCTGGTCGCCGACGCCGCCGCCCGGGGCGTGTCGGTCCTCGTCCTCGCCGACCTGCCGGACGGGCAGCTGGCGATCTGCCGGGACGCGGCGGCCGCGGCGGGTCTGCCGGTGCTGGCCACCGACGAGGTGACCGCACGGGCCTGGCACGCGCGCGCCCTCCGGCTGGTGCTCCACGAACAGTCACTGCTGCTCGATCGCATCGACCGGGTGCACCGGATGATCGAGCAGAGCGTGCTCACCGGGGGCAGCCTCGACGAGCTGGCCGATCACCTGGCGGTGCTGATGGACGGGGCGGTCATGGTGACCGACACCGACGGCCGGGTCCTGGTGACCAGCAGCACGGCGGTCGCCGAGCTCGACAATGCGCGCCGACACCCGTGTTTCGACGCCTCTGGCCGCCTGGTGGTGGAGGAGCAGCGCTTCGGCGTCACCGCGGAACCGACGGTCGGCGGCAGCCGGGCGATGGTGCGCATCGTCGCCGCCAACACCGATCTCGGCCGGCTGGTCGCGTTCGCCAGCGACCGGGTCATGGTCGAGCAGGACGTCACCACCCTGGAACGCGCGGCGATGGTGGCCGCCCTGGCGATCACCCGCTCGCAGGCGGTGTCGGCCGTGGAGAGCAAGTACCGCGCCGAGTTCCTGCGCGATGCGCTGGCCGGCCGGGCCGGCCGGCGCGCCGAGGCCATCGCCCACGCCCGGTCGCTGGGCTGGGACATCGACCGGCCGATGGTGGTGGTCGTCGCGGAGACCGACGAGGACGATCAGCAGACGGCCCGGCCGGCCGAGGAGATCCGGGCCCTGCAGGACCGCTTCACCCGGGCCTGGGTGCGCAGTGCGACGACCCGGGACGCCACCACCCCGGTCATGGGGTTCAGTCAGGAGGTCGTCACCCTCTTCCCGATCGAGGGCACGGCCAGCCGGCAGGACGTGGTCGACGAGGTCACCCGGATCGTCACGATCGTGCGGGGGCTGGGCGGCGGCGGCCGGCGCACGTTCTGCACGGGGATCTCGCAGACCGTCACGTCGGTCGATGCCCTCCCCCGGGCGTACGAGGAGGCGCTCAACGCCGTCACCGTGGGCCGGCAGATCCACGGGTCGTCGGCCATCACCCACTTCGACGACCTGGGCACCTACCGGCTGCTCGCGCTCATCCCGGACACCGACGCCCTGCACCGTTTCGTCGGCGACACCCTGGGCGACCTGGCGCTGGACACCCCGGAAGCCGCCGAGCACCGACGGACCCTCGGCCTGCTCATCGACACCAACATGAACGTCGCCGAGTCCGCGCGGCGCCTGTTCATCCACTACAACACGCTCCGGTACCGGATCGGCCGGCTCGAACAGCTGCTGGGTCCGTTCGTCACCGACGCCGAACTGCGCATGACCCTGGCCATGGCCCTGCGCGTCCACGGCATGCGCGGCCTGGCCCGACCCCGCTGA
- a CDS encoding RidA family protein has translation MHRTPVNPVTWSLALGFPQGELVTGAQRTLHISGQTAMDADGRPQHDGDLAAQLSLSVDNLESVLRAADMDLSHLVRLAVYTTDVDGLLSHYGVLAGRLATAGAAPTTTLLGVSGLAVPGQLVELDGTAVA, from the coding sequence CTGCACCGCACGCCCGTCAACCCGGTCACCTGGTCGTTGGCCCTGGGGTTCCCCCAGGGCGAACTGGTGACCGGGGCACAGCGAACACTCCACATCTCCGGTCAGACCGCGATGGACGCCGACGGTCGCCCCCAGCACGACGGTGACCTCGCCGCTCAGCTGTCGCTCAGCGTCGACAATCTCGAATCCGTTCTGCGGGCCGCCGACATGGATCTGTCTCACCTGGTCCGCCTCGCTGTCTACACCACGGATGTCGACGGGCTCCTGTCGCACTACGGGGTGCTGGCCGGTCGGTTGGCGACCGCCGGTGCGGCGCCGACCACGACGCTGCTCGGAGTGAGCGGATTGGCCGTGCCCGGGCAGCTGGTCGAACTCGACGGCACGGCCGTCGCCTGA
- a CDS encoding APC family permease yields the protein MTATTTTAQPELKRVMGPKLLLLFIVGDILGTGVYALTGDVAGEVGGAAWLPFLVAFAVATVTAFSYLELVTKYPQAAGAALYVHRAFGVQFFTFMIAFVVMCSGITSASTASRAFASNMAKGFGWDDGPLLIVGIALLFMLLVAAVNYRGVGESVKANVVLTLIELSGLLLVIMVGFLALFGGDADWSRVIAFDTPQDKSVFLAVTTATSLAFFAMVGFEDSVNMAEETKDPVKCFPKMMLTGLGITGVIYVLVSVVAVALVPVGDLASSDTPLVLVVQAGAPDLPIGTLLPFISMFAVANSALINMLMASRLIYGMARQHVLPPVLGKVHPVRRTPYVAIGFTTALSLALIVFVSLGSSDAVAVLGGTTALLLLGVFAVVNVAVLVLRRPGKRKGQQRNHFHAPTVLPIVGAICCLYLVTPLSGRAVSQYVVAGGLLVLGLVLFVVTTAINRKLGVRPVPPEEDEENLKSHGAIN from the coding sequence ATGACCGCGACCACCACGACGGCCCAGCCGGAACTCAAGCGGGTCATGGGCCCGAAGCTGCTACTGCTCTTCATCGTCGGCGACATCCTCGGCACCGGCGTCTACGCGCTCACCGGGGACGTCGCCGGCGAGGTCGGCGGAGCCGCCTGGCTCCCGTTCCTCGTCGCTTTCGCGGTCGCCACCGTCACCGCGTTCTCCTACCTGGAGCTGGTCACCAAATATCCGCAGGCGGCCGGGGCCGCGCTCTACGTGCATCGAGCGTTCGGGGTGCAGTTCTTCACCTTCATGATCGCGTTCGTGGTGATGTGTTCGGGCATCACCTCGGCCTCGACCGCCTCCCGGGCGTTCGCCTCGAACATGGCCAAGGGCTTCGGGTGGGACGACGGGCCGCTGCTCATCGTCGGCATCGCGCTGCTGTTCATGCTGCTCGTCGCGGCGGTCAACTACCGCGGCGTCGGCGAGAGCGTCAAGGCCAACGTGGTTCTCACCCTCATCGAACTGTCCGGACTGCTGTTGGTGATCATGGTCGGATTCCTGGCCCTGTTCGGCGGTGATGCCGACTGGTCCCGGGTGATCGCCTTCGACACCCCGCAGGACAAGAGCGTGTTCCTGGCGGTGACCACGGCGACATCGCTCGCCTTCTTCGCCATGGTGGGGTTCGAGGATTCGGTCAACATGGCCGAGGAGACCAAGGACCCGGTCAAGTGCTTCCCGAAGATGATGCTCACGGGGCTGGGCATCACCGGCGTGATCTACGTGCTGGTCTCCGTCGTCGCCGTGGCGCTGGTGCCGGTGGGTGACCTGGCCTCCAGCGACACCCCGCTGGTGCTGGTCGTCCAGGCCGGCGCTCCGGATCTGCCGATCGGCACCCTGTTGCCGTTCATCTCCATGTTCGCGGTGGCCAACTCGGCCCTCATCAACATGCTGATGGCCAGCCGGCTGATCTACGGCATGGCCCGCCAGCACGTGCTGCCGCCGGTGCTCGGCAAGGTGCACCCGGTCCGGCGGACCCCGTACGTGGCCATCGGCTTCACCACCGCCCTGTCCCTCGCGCTGATCGTTTTCGTCTCGCTGGGCAGCTCCGACGCCGTCGCGGTGCTGGGCGGGACCACCGCCCTGCTGCTGCTCGGCGTGTTCGCCGTCGTCAACGTCGCCGTGCTGGTGCTGCGGCGACCGGGTAAGCGGAAGGGGCAGCAGCGCAACCACTTCCATGCCCCCACCGTGTTGCCGATCGTCGGCGCGATCTGCTGCCTGTACCTGGTGACGCCGCTGTCCGGGCGCGCCGTGTCCCAGTACGTGGTGGCCGGCGGGCTGCTCGTTCTCGGGCTGGTGCTGTTCGTCGTGACCACGGCCATCAACCGCAAGCTGGGGGTGCGTCCCGTCCCACCGGAGGAGGACGAGGAGAATCTGAAGTCGCACGGCGCGATCAACTGA
- a CDS encoding MBL fold metallo-hydrolase, with translation MRVTKFGHSCLHVTEGSASILLDPGAFSSGFESLTGLTAVLLTHQHFDHVDADKLVTLLAANPGASVHADAQTAAILSEKGIEVTTVQAADEFDVGVPVSVYGARHAVIHKDIPVISNVAYLIDGRLLHPGDSFTEIDRPVEILALPVSAPWMAVKEAVEYVRSVSPAYVIPIHEQVLSRPAMVYGMVEPLLPKSSRWVLMDDGQTREF, from the coding sequence ATGCGCGTCACCAAGTTCGGCCATTCCTGCCTGCACGTGACCGAGGGCTCGGCCAGCATCCTGCTGGACCCCGGCGCGTTCTCCTCCGGGTTCGAGTCCCTCACCGGCCTGACCGCCGTCCTCCTCACGCACCAGCACTTCGATCACGTCGACGCCGACAAGCTGGTGACCCTGCTGGCCGCCAACCCCGGCGCCTCGGTGCACGCCGACGCCCAGACGGCCGCGATCCTGAGCGAGAAGGGCATCGAGGTCACCACTGTCCAGGCGGCCGACGAGTTCGACGTCGGGGTCCCGGTGTCGGTCTACGGGGCGCGGCACGCCGTCATCCACAAGGACATCCCGGTGATCAGCAACGTGGCCTACCTGATCGACGGGCGGCTGCTGCACCCGGGCGACTCGTTCACCGAGATCGACCGCCCCGTGGAGATCCTCGCCCTGCCGGTGTCCGCCCCGTGGATGGCGGTGAAGGAAGCCGTCGAGTACGTCCGCTCGGTGTCGCCGGCGTACGTGATCCCGATCCACGAGCAGGTGCTGTCCCGGCCGGCGATGGTCTACGGCATGGTCGAACCGCTGCTGCCGAAAAGTTCCCGCTGGGTACTGATGGACGACGGGCAGACCCGGGAGTTCTGA
- a CDS encoding amidase: MTASLAALSARDLAAGLRSRRFSAREVLADHLARIDQLNPTVNAIVSLDVEGAQAAAADADRRCAAGEPLGPLHGLPVAYKDTHATAGLRTTYGSPLHAATVPDRNDEIVDRIERAGAIRVGKTNVPEFAAGSHTFNSVFGTTRNPWDTNRSAGGSSGGAAAALAARMLPIADGTDMGGSLRNPASFCNVVGLRPTPGRVPEPGTALGFSPLGVGGPMARSVDDLALLLSVVAGPHPDDPLSLSDDPGVLATVTPAELRGVRVAWAPTLGGRVPVERQVLDVLDPAVALFSDLGAEVDHACPDLDGADDAFRTMRAAQFDLLWSDLLAAHPEAFKDDLAWNIRQGQGLSGRDVSRAWAEISRLHRVMNAFFDTFDVLLAPVSQLAPFDADVLWPDHIDGTPLHTYLDWMASCYLISATGVPALSIPAGFTPGGLPVGLQIVTRARSEARLLAVAKAFEEATGYGQRSPGS; this comes from the coding sequence ATGACCGCATCACTCGCCGCGCTCAGCGCCCGGGATCTCGCCGCCGGGCTGCGCAGCCGGCGGTTCTCGGCCCGCGAGGTGCTGGCCGACCACCTGGCCCGGATCGACCAGCTGAACCCGACGGTGAACGCCATCGTCAGCCTCGACGTCGAGGGGGCGCAGGCGGCCGCGGCCGACGCCGACCGGCGCTGCGCCGCCGGCGAGCCGCTCGGCCCGCTGCACGGGCTTCCGGTGGCCTACAAGGACACCCACGCCACCGCCGGGCTGCGCACCACCTACGGTTCACCGCTGCACGCCGCGACGGTTCCCGACCGCAACGACGAGATCGTCGATCGCATCGAACGGGCCGGGGCGATCCGGGTCGGCAAGACGAACGTCCCGGAGTTCGCGGCCGGGTCCCACACCTTCAACTCCGTCTTCGGCACCACCCGCAACCCGTGGGACACCAACCGGTCCGCCGGCGGCAGCAGCGGTGGGGCGGCGGCCGCACTGGCCGCCCGGATGCTGCCCATTGCCGACGGCACCGACATGGGCGGCTCGCTGCGCAACCCGGCGTCGTTCTGCAACGTGGTCGGCCTGCGGCCGACCCCGGGGCGGGTACCGGAACCGGGCACGGCGCTGGGGTTCTCGCCGCTCGGGGTGGGCGGGCCGATGGCCCGCTCGGTCGACGACCTGGCCCTGCTGCTGTCCGTGGTCGCCGGCCCCCACCCGGACGACCCGCTGTCGTTGTCCGACGACCCGGGCGTCCTGGCCACCGTGACGCCCGCCGAACTCCGCGGTGTGCGGGTCGCGTGGGCGCCGACCCTGGGTGGTCGGGTGCCCGTGGAGCGGCAGGTGCTGGACGTCCTCGACCCGGCCGTCGCCCTGTTCTCCGACCTCGGCGCGGAGGTGGACCACGCCTGCCCCGACCTCGATGGCGCCGACGACGCTTTCCGGACGATGCGGGCCGCCCAGTTCGACCTGCTGTGGAGCGACCTGCTGGCCGCGCACCCGGAGGCGTTCAAGGACGACCTGGCCTGGAACATCCGCCAGGGACAGGGCTTGTCGGGTCGGGACGTCAGCCGGGCATGGGCGGAGATCAGTCGCCTGCACCGGGTGATGAACGCGTTCTTCGACACCTTCGACGTGCTGCTGGCGCCGGTCAGCCAGCTGGCCCCGTTCGACGCCGACGTGCTCTGGCCCGACCACATCGACGGCACCCCGCTGCACACGTACCTGGACTGGATGGCCTCCTGCTACCTCATCAGCGCCACGGGGGTGCCGGCGCTGTCCATCCCGGCCGGGTTCACGCCCGGCGGTCTGCCGGTCGGCCTGCAGATCGTTACCCGCGCCCGGTCGGAAGCCCGGTTGCTCGCAGTGGCGAAAGCCTTCGAGGAGGCGACTGGCTACGGGCAGCGCTCACCCGGCAGCTGA
- a CDS encoding ring-opening amidohydrolase, with protein sequence MPEAIEVRKVPIHGVSDASELTKLIDDGVLEADRVVAIIGKTEGNGGVNDYTRIIADRAFREALIAKGAPAEQVKQIPIVWSGGTDGVISPHATIFATVPAEKAEQTDEPRLTVGFAMSEPIAPEEIGYLGMIEKVAAGVKVAMERAGITDPADVHYVQTKTPLLTIHTIRDAKSRGKTVWTEHTHESMDLSNGTTGLGVALALGEIEKPTDADIMHNRELYSSVASCSSGVELDQAQIVVVGNARGVGGRYRIGHSVMQDALDQDGIWTAIKDAGLDLPERPRTTDLQGRLVNVFLKCEASQDGTVRGRRNAMLDDSDVHWHRQIKSCVGGVTAAVTGDPAVFVSVSAAHQGPEGGGPVAAIVDLGADPTGYQRA encoded by the coding sequence ATGCCTGAAGCCATCGAGGTCCGCAAGGTTCCGATCCACGGCGTCTCCGACGCCTCCGAGCTGACCAAGCTCATCGACGACGGCGTGCTGGAGGCCGACCGCGTCGTCGCGATCATCGGCAAGACCGAGGGCAACGGCGGGGTCAACGACTACACCCGCATCATCGCCGACCGGGCGTTCCGGGAGGCGCTGATCGCCAAGGGGGCTCCGGCCGAACAGGTCAAGCAGATCCCGATCGTCTGGTCCGGCGGCACCGACGGCGTCATCAGCCCGCACGCCACCATCTTCGCCACGGTGCCCGCGGAGAAGGCCGAGCAGACCGACGAGCCCCGCCTGACGGTCGGGTTCGCCATGAGCGAGCCCATCGCGCCCGAGGAGATCGGTTACCTCGGCATGATCGAGAAGGTCGCGGCCGGTGTGAAGGTCGCCATGGAGCGGGCCGGCATCACCGACCCGGCCGACGTGCACTACGTACAGACCAAGACCCCGCTGCTGACGATCCACACCATCCGCGACGCCAAGAGCCGCGGGAAGACGGTGTGGACCGAGCACACCCACGAGTCGATGGACCTGTCCAACGGCACCACCGGCCTCGGTGTCGCGCTGGCCCTCGGCGAGATCGAGAAGCCCACCGACGCCGACATCATGCACAACCGCGAGCTCTACTCGTCGGTCGCCTCGTGCTCCTCGGGTGTCGAACTCGACCAGGCGCAGATCGTCGTGGTCGGCAACGCCCGCGGGGTCGGCGGCCGCTACCGCATCGGCCACTCGGTCATGCAGGACGCCCTCGACCAGGACGGCATCTGGACCGCGATCAAGGACGCCGGACTGGACCTGCCGGAGCGTCCGCGCACCACCGACCTGCAGGGCCGGTTGGTGAACGTGTTCCTCAAGTGCGAGGCCAGCCAGGACGGCACCGTCCGCGGCCGCCGCAACGCCATGCTCGACGACTCGGACGTGCACTGGCACCGGCAGATCAAGTCGTGCGTCGGCGGTGTGACCGCGGCCGTCACCGGCGACCCGGCCGTGTTCGTCTCCGTCTCGGCCGCCCACCAGGGCCCGGAGGGCGGCGGTCCGGTCGCCGCCATCGTCGACCTCGGAGCCGACCCCACCGGCTACCAGCGGGCCTGA
- a CDS encoding helix-turn-helix transcriptional regulator, with product MRADRLVSLVLLLRHHGRMSATALARELEVSKRTVLRDVDALSAAGVPIYAEHGRHGGFALLPGLRTELTGVNDDEAVAVLALGRGASADRLGLGPDLVSALRKVVDALPDAQMKTAGEAARRLLVDAETDLLPRRLSSDSVAAAVLGTVRRAVIAGRRLTLRYTARGGEPAWRTVDPVGLVAAGGRSYLLALRDGVDRTYRLSRITAATELDAPAERPERVDLDRLWQERCRRFLADDHLDVVVHVAPHRHDALLETAVTVRSLEPASPPDAEGRLPLHVTYQDAWHAEWALWRLGPDAEVVSPLPLRTTLGARALAMARAYGAAQLPGERCP from the coding sequence ATGCGCGCCGACCGCCTGGTCTCCCTGGTGCTGCTGCTTCGTCACCATGGCCGCATGTCCGCCACCGCCCTGGCCCGCGAGCTCGAGGTATCCAAACGGACCGTGCTGCGCGACGTCGACGCCCTCTCGGCGGCCGGAGTTCCGATCTACGCCGAGCACGGTCGTCACGGCGGCTTCGCCCTGCTGCCGGGTCTCCGGACGGAACTGACGGGGGTGAACGACGACGAGGCCGTCGCGGTGCTCGCGCTCGGCCGAGGCGCTTCCGCCGATCGGCTCGGCCTCGGACCGGACCTGGTCTCGGCGTTGCGCAAGGTCGTCGATGCCCTTCCCGACGCCCAGATGAAGACGGCCGGCGAGGCGGCGAGGCGGTTGCTCGTCGACGCCGAGACGGATCTGCTGCCCCGCCGACTCTCCTCCGACTCGGTCGCCGCGGCGGTGCTGGGGACCGTACGTCGCGCGGTGATCGCCGGTCGCCGGCTCACCCTGCGGTACACGGCGCGCGGCGGCGAACCGGCCTGGCGCACCGTCGACCCGGTCGGACTGGTCGCCGCGGGTGGACGCTCGTATCTCCTGGCCCTGCGGGACGGCGTCGACCGGACCTACCGGTTGTCGCGGATCACGGCGGCCACCGAGTTGGACGCACCGGCCGAGCGCCCGGAACGGGTCGATCTCGACCGACTCTGGCAGGAACGATGCCGACGGTTCCTCGCCGACGATCACCTGGACGTGGTTGTCCACGTCGCGCCCCACCGACACGACGCACTGCTCGAGACCGCCGTCACCGTGCGGTCGCTGGAACCTGCCTCACCACCGGACGCCGAAGGGCGGCTGCCCCTGCACGTCACCTACCAGGACGCCTGGCACGCCGAGTGGGCGCTGTGGCGTCTGGGTCCGGACGCCGAGGTGGTCTCCCCGCTCCCGCTGCGGACGACGTTGGGCGCCCGAGCTCTCGCCATGGCGAGGGCCTACGGCGCAGCTCAGCTGCCGGGTGAGCGCTGCCCGTAG
- a CDS encoding carboxymuconolactone decarboxylase family protein — translation MSTTTPDPITPEDRERRDRFDRGRAVLDAVDGAAGEAVITALQDVAPELAHQIIGWAYGDIYARPGLVPRDRQLLTLGMLTALGGCEKELTVHLNAALNVGLTPQEIVEALLHSAVYCGIPRALNATMVAKDVFAERGLLPVT, via the coding sequence ATGAGCACCACGACACCAGACCCGATCACACCGGAGGATCGGGAACGCCGGGACCGCTTCGACCGCGGACGGGCGGTGCTGGACGCGGTCGACGGGGCGGCGGGGGAGGCGGTCATCACCGCGCTGCAGGACGTCGCCCCGGAACTGGCCCACCAGATCATCGGCTGGGCCTACGGCGACATCTACGCCCGCCCCGGGCTGGTGCCCCGCGACCGGCAGCTGCTCACCCTGGGCATGCTCACCGCCCTGGGCGGGTGCGAGAAGGAGCTGACCGTCCATCTCAATGCCGCGTTGAACGTCGGCCTGACCCCGCAGGAGATCGTCGAGGCGTTGCTGCACTCGGCGGTCTACTGCGGGATCCCGCGGGCCCTGAACGCCACGATGGTCGCCAAGGACGTCTTCGCCGAACGGGGTCTGCTGCCGGTCACCTGA